A single Pangasianodon hypophthalmus isolate fPanHyp1 chromosome 27, fPanHyp1.pri, whole genome shotgun sequence DNA region contains:
- the LOC128317616 gene encoding SCAN domain-containing protein 3: MTGRQSGVVQRIKEVAPLAVSTHCFLHREALATKEMEPSLHGVLDVAVKMVNFVKARATNSRLFTALCEEVGTDYHTLLMHTDVRWLSRGRVLMRLFSLREELRDFLADKRPDFAEFLDDDKWLTQLSYLSDIFGEMNKLNRAMQGANINTVVQHERVEAFKRKLHMWKTRVSSGISDMFEHTHAFIADRHLNFKIIQRQITVHLSNVLEKFDSYFPALTEEQAADFLWIRNPFTENIEAKLTATLPSRLLEELIEISSDASLKAHFSEVALESFWSEIAEEHPVCHTAAVKVLIPFSTTYLCEAGFSTMTALKTKYRARLTLEDDMRLALSKISPRIDQIITHCQQQSSH; the protein is encoded by the coding sequence ATGACTGGCAGGCAGTCTGGGGTAGTTCAGCGTATCAAAGAGGTTGCTCCCCTTGCCGTTTCAACGCACTGCTTTCTGCACAGAGAGGCGCTTGCTACAAAAGAAATGGAACCCAGTCTTCATGGAGTTTTAGATGTGGCCGTAAAAATGGTGAACTTTGTGAAAGCCAGAGCTACCAACTCCCGGTTATTCACTGCTCTCTGCGAAGAGGTAGGCACTGATTACCATACCCTGCTGATGCACACTGACGTGAGGTGGCTGTCCAGAGGGCGGGTGCTGATGCGTCTGTTCAGCCTGAGGGAGGAGTTGCGTGACTTTCTTGCGGACAAGAGACCAGACTTTGCAGAGTTTTTGGACGATGACAAATGGCTCACTCAACTCAGCTACCTTTCAGACATATTCGGTGAAATGAACAAGCTTAACAGAGCAATGCAAGGTGCAAACATAAACACTGTGGTGCAGCATGAACGAGTAGAGGCTTTCAAAAGAAAACTACACATGTGGAAAACCCGTGTCTCCTCCGGAATCAGTGACATGTTTGAGCACACCCATGCATTTATTGCAGACAGACACttgaattttaaaatcattcaaCGTCAAATAACAGTGCACCTGTCAAACGTCCTGGAGAAATTTGATAGTTATTTCCCAGCTCTAACTGAGGAGCAGGCAGCTGATTTTCTGTGGATCAGAAACCCCTTCACTGAGAACATTGAAGCAAAGCTTACAGCTACTCTGCCATCAAGACTTCTGGAAGAGCTTATAGAAATATCCTCTGATGCCAGCCTGAAAGCCCATTTCAGTGAGGTTGCATTGGAATCATTCTGGTCTGAAATTGCAGAAGAACACCCAGTCTGTCACACAGCTGCAGTGAAGGTGCTGATTCCCTTTAGCACCACCTACCTTTGTGAAGCTGGGTTTTCAACCATGACAGCCCTTAAAACCAAATACAGGGCCAGACTGACCCTTGAGGATGATATGCGTCTTGCCCTGTCAAAGATCTCTCCACGCATTGACCAAATTATTACTCACTGCCAGCAGCAATCCTCACACTGA